The following are encoded in a window of Kitasatospora sp. NBC_01250 genomic DNA:
- a CDS encoding acyl-CoA dehydrogenase family protein: protein MDFAFDARTEELREQLSAFLTEHVYPAESRLVVNEDWSTPAVVRELQQEARAQGLWNLFCELPNLQYAPLAELTGRSILLAPAAVNCAAPDTGNMELLAQFGDEAQRKQWLEPLLNGEIRSAFAMTEPEVASSDASNIETRIERHGGDYVVNGRKWYITGAMNPDCRIFIVMGKTDPHGDPRRQQSMILVPRDTPGVTVKRAMTVFGYEDRDHGGHAEVLFEDVRVPAANLIGEPGSGFAIAQARLGPGRIHHCMRAIGIAERALELMCRRVTERVAFGKPLAAQGVVQDWIAESRVRIEQARLLVLKTAWLMDTVGNKGAHTEIQAIKIAVPQTVEWILDKAVQAHGAAGVSQDTPLAQLWAGNRTLRLADGPDEVHRRSLARRELRRYQG from the coding sequence ATGGACTTCGCCTTCGACGCCCGCACCGAGGAGCTGCGCGAACAGCTCTCGGCCTTCCTCACCGAACACGTCTACCCCGCCGAGTCGCGCCTGGTCGTCAACGAGGACTGGTCGACGCCGGCGGTCGTCCGCGAACTCCAGCAGGAGGCACGGGCGCAGGGCCTGTGGAACCTCTTCTGCGAGCTGCCCAACCTGCAGTACGCGCCGCTCGCCGAACTCACCGGCCGCAGCATCCTGCTGGCGCCCGCCGCGGTCAACTGCGCGGCCCCCGACACCGGGAACATGGAGCTGCTGGCGCAGTTCGGCGACGAGGCGCAGCGCAAGCAGTGGCTGGAGCCGCTGCTCAACGGCGAGATCCGCTCCGCCTTCGCGATGACCGAGCCGGAGGTGGCTTCCTCGGACGCCTCCAACATCGAGACCCGGATCGAGCGGCACGGCGGCGACTACGTGGTCAACGGCCGCAAGTGGTACATCACCGGGGCGATGAACCCCGACTGCCGGATCTTCATCGTGATGGGCAAGACCGACCCGCACGGCGACCCGCGCCGCCAGCAGTCGATGATCCTGGTGCCGCGCGACACCCCGGGCGTCACCGTCAAGCGGGCGATGACGGTCTTCGGCTACGAGGACCGCGACCACGGCGGCCACGCCGAGGTGCTCTTCGAGGACGTCCGGGTGCCGGCCGCCAACCTGATCGGCGAGCCGGGCTCGGGCTTCGCGATCGCCCAGGCCCGGCTCGGCCCGGGGCGGATCCACCACTGCATGCGGGCGATCGGGATCGCCGAGCGGGCCCTGGAGCTGATGTGCCGCCGGGTCACCGAGCGGGTCGCCTTCGGCAAGCCGCTGGCCGCGCAGGGCGTGGTGCAGGACTGGATCGCGGAGTCCCGGGTGCGGATCGAGCAGGCCCGGCTGCTGGTGCTCAAGACGGCCTGGCTGATGGACACCGTGGGCAACAAGGGCGCGCACACCGAGATCCAGGCGATCAAGATCGCGGTCCCGCAGACCGTCGAGTGGATCCTGGACAAGGCCGTGCAGGCGCACGGCGCGGCGGGGGTCAGCCAGGACACCCCGCTGGCCCAGCTCTGGGCGGGCAACCGCACACTGCGGCTGGCCGACGGACCGGACGAGGTGCACCGGCGCTCGCTGGCGCGCCGCGAGCTGAGGAGGTACCAGGGGTGA
- a CDS encoding phosphotransferase family protein, with the protein MTDNPPGLDLAALRAHLGTGALSAELIEGGRSNLTYRLTDGERRWVLRRPPLGHVLATAHDMAREYRVIGALADSPVPVPRAVRLTEDPSVIGAPFYLMEFVEGTAHRDSAALAALGPARVRALADHLVDTLVALHGVDPQEVGLADFGRPEGFLARQVQRWGKQLAASRSREVAGIDELATKLDATLPPSPAPTLLHGDYRLDNVLVGPDDRITAVLDWEMSTLGDPLTDLGLLVMYTELAAEFAGVIPGVALAPGFPSGAELIDRYAGRSGRDVAAVDWYVAFASFKLAVVLEGIHFRYGQGRTVGAGFDRVGELVPLFVAHGLTALKER; encoded by the coding sequence ATGACCGACAATCCCCCCGGACTCGACCTCGCCGCCCTCCGGGCCCACCTGGGCACCGGAGCGCTGAGCGCCGAGCTGATCGAGGGCGGCCGTTCCAACCTGACCTACCGGCTGACCGACGGCGAGCGGCGCTGGGTGCTGCGCCGCCCGCCGCTGGGGCACGTGCTGGCCACCGCGCACGACATGGCCCGCGAGTACCGGGTGATCGGCGCGCTCGCCGACTCGCCCGTCCCGGTGCCGCGCGCGGTGCGGCTGACCGAGGACCCGTCGGTGATCGGCGCGCCGTTCTACCTGATGGAGTTCGTCGAGGGCACCGCGCACCGCGACAGTGCGGCGCTGGCCGCGCTCGGCCCGGCCCGGGTGCGCGCGCTGGCCGACCACCTGGTGGACACGCTGGTCGCGCTGCACGGCGTCGATCCGCAGGAAGTCGGGCTGGCCGACTTCGGACGACCGGAGGGCTTCCTGGCCCGGCAGGTGCAGCGCTGGGGCAAGCAGCTGGCGGCCTCCCGCAGCCGCGAGGTGGCCGGCATCGACGAGCTGGCCACCAAGCTCGACGCGACCCTGCCGCCCTCCCCCGCGCCCACCCTGCTGCACGGTGACTACCGGCTGGACAACGTGCTGGTCGGCCCGGACGACCGGATCACCGCCGTGCTGGACTGGGAGATGTCCACCCTCGGCGACCCGCTCACCGACCTCGGGCTGCTGGTGATGTACACCGAACTGGCCGCCGAGTTCGCCGGGGTGATCCCGGGCGTCGCGCTGGCACCCGGCTTCCCGTCCGGCGCCGAGCTGATCGACCGCTACGCCGGCCGCTCCGGGCGGGACGTGGCCGCCGTCGACTGGTACGTGGCCTTCGCTTCGTTCAAGCTCGCCGTGGTGCTGGAGGGCATCCACTTCCGCTACGGCCAGGGGCGCACCGTCGGGGCCGGCTTCGACCGGGTCGGCGAGCTGGTCCCGCTCTTCGTCGCGCACGGCCTGACCGCACTCAAGGAGCGCTGA